Proteins co-encoded in one Arachis hypogaea cultivar Tifrunner chromosome 11, arahy.Tifrunner.gnm2.J5K5, whole genome shotgun sequence genomic window:
- the LOC112722142 gene encoding F-box protein At2g26160-like gives MCYSSPSSYTLAIIYGCNRKIAYCNSTTWVELSNDRQSYCDIVFSNNHLYALTQDGSIEVWNISGPIPIRWIFLTPTMVVNYEEEKSYFGDNFSTNLYLVVSGEDILLVKRFIGNFVNDDGLVVEEEDLLSSEDTQPLICPYKTKYFTVYKLDIEDKKWKKMKSLHDKILFLDANESVSMDAKTCLGCEANSIYFTDDRWEEMNLDYMYGGHDWGVFNLQEKYVKSLVQCADRIDPPPIWVVPVP, from the coding sequence ATGTGTTACTCCTCTCCTTCAAGCTACACTCTTGCTATCATATATGGTTGCAACCGTAAGATTGCTTACTGCAACTCTACAACTTGGGTTGAACTCTCTAATGATAGACAATCTTATTGTGATATTGTGTTCAGCAACAACCATCTTTATGCTTTGACACAAGATGGTTCTATTGAAGTTTGGAATATTTCTGGGCCAATTCCTATAAGATGGATTTTTTTAACACCGACTATGGTAGTGAATTATGAAGAGGAGAAATCATATTTTGGAGATAACTTCTCAACAAATTTGTATTTGGTAGTATCTGGGGAAGATATCTTGTTGGTAAAAAGATTTATTGGAAATTTTGTTAATGATGATGGgttagtagtagaagaagaagatctTTTATCCTCTGAAGATACACAACCATTAATTTGTCCTTATAAAACCAAATATTTTACTGTTTATAAGCTTGATATTGAAGACAAGAAGTGGAAAAAGATGAAATCTTTACATGATAAAATTCTGTTCTTGGATGCTAATGAGTCTGTATCAATGGATGCTAAAACTTGTTTGGGGTGTGAAGCAAATTCAATCTACTTTACAGATGATAGGTGGGAAGAGATGAATTTGGATTACATGTATGGTGGACATGATTGGGGTGTTTTTAATCTTCAAGAGAAATATGTTAAGAGCCTCGTACAATGTGCAGATAGGATTGATCCTCCACCAATTTGGGTAGTTCCAGTTCCATAG